From the Corythoichthys intestinalis isolate RoL2023-P3 chromosome 13, ASM3026506v1, whole genome shotgun sequence genome, one window contains:
- the LOC130929065 gene encoding uncharacterized protein LOC130929065 isoform X2, producing MEKTAEVLVPFEELTKDVSMATASAADVIPAITALRRLLSTDKTTDQGVKTMKSTLLDAVETRFAGIEEEPLYSIATLVDPRYKDRYFTHSDNLCIAKDKLIQEVTKMEERAATVSEESAAAVAGQFKQEVPSRK from the exons ATGGAGAAGACAGCTGAGGTCTTGGTTCCATTTGAAGAACTCACAAAGGATGTGAGCATGGCCACTGCATCTGCAGCTGATGTCATCCCGGCAATAAcag CTCTCAGACGTCTGCTGTCTACAGACAAGACCACTGACCAGGGGGTCAAAACAATGAAGAGCACACTCCTAGATGCAGTGGAAACTCGCTTTGCTGGTATAGAGGAGGAGCCACTGTACAGCATTGCCACTCTGGTGGATCCAAGATATAAAGACAG atATTTCACCCACTCTGACAACCTGTGCATTGCCAAGGATAAGCTCATCCAGGAGGTAACAAAGATGGAGGAGAGAGCAGCCACTGTTAGTGAAGAATCGGCGGCAGCAGTAGCAGGACAATTCAAGCAAGAAGTGCCAAGCAGGAAGTAG
- the LOC130929065 gene encoding zinc finger BED domain-containing protein 4-like isoform X1: protein MDVKRLQQDVQVRWNSSLYMLQSILEQKRALLVYSGSYNLPATLTTTQWTLMEKTAEVLVPFEELTKDVSMATASAADVIPAITALRRLLSTDKTTDQGVKTMKSTLLDAVETRFAGIEEEPLYSIATLVDPRYKDRYFTHSDNLCIAKDKLIQEVTKMEERAATVSEESAAAVAGQFKQEVPSRK from the exons ATGGACGTCAAGCGTCTACAGCAGGATGTGCAAGTGAGATGGAACAGCAGCCTATATATGTTGCAGAGTATCCTGGAGCAAAAGCGGGCATTGTTGGTGTATTCAGGTTCCTATAACCTCCCAGCCACACTGACAACCACGCAGTGGACCCTGATGGAGAAGACAGCTGAGGTCTTGGTTCCATTTGAAGAACTCACAAAGGATGTGAGCATGGCCACTGCATCTGCAGCTGATGTCATCCCGGCAATAAcag CTCTCAGACGTCTGCTGTCTACAGACAAGACCACTGACCAGGGGGTCAAAACAATGAAGAGCACACTCCTAGATGCAGTGGAAACTCGCTTTGCTGGTATAGAGGAGGAGCCACTGTACAGCATTGCCACTCTGGTGGATCCAAGATATAAAGACAG atATTTCACCCACTCTGACAACCTGTGCATTGCCAAGGATAAGCTCATCCAGGAGGTAACAAAGATGGAGGAGAGAGCAGCCACTGTTAGTGAAGAATCGGCGGCAGCAGTAGCAGGACAATTCAAGCAAGAAGTGCCAAGCAGGAAGTAG